cttttttattaattttctaattCTGGAGAAGTAATTTGAGCGAGTACCTGAGATTTGATAGAGAAACCGTTGATATGATGAAGCTCTATTCGTCGGATTTGCTCATTTGCCCTCTCTCTCATGGAGTGATACCAATGTGCTCTTGTTTTAACCGCCGCCAAAATTTTCAACTCCAGTGCAAGAAAAACACAAACATGGGTCCTCCAAAGTCCGATTCCAGAAACCGATTTAtgattttgttctttttgttgtaCAGATTCACAATAAACGGAAGGCAAATGATACACGGAGTATTCCTTTGTGTGGATGTCAAATAGTACATTTTGTTACTCCTTATTTTGAAAAACTggaaataaaaaattgataatgAACGTGGGAGAAATAATATGATGCAAGTTTATACTTAATGTGTCAATTCCACAAACTTTTCACCCTTAAGGCctaaatgttttttttggtgcgaatggcCACAGGGCCAGGGATGAAATAGATCTCAGAATCACCTTGAACCAAGATAAAAACTCTAACTAACTGAGCTATTCATCACTCTCCTTAAAGGTCCAAATGTAGTCCTACACATTCCACACATCTTATAAACCTCTATCCAATTAGAGATTTTGTAATATAAACCCCATATAAATTGGAGGTTTTATCGTATAAACCGGCCTCCATTTAACTTGGAGGTTTTATCATCGGTTAAACGGTCATTTCAGTTAGTGATTTATATTTGAaacggaaaaagaaaaaaaaaattgcacatATTTGCTACAAGGACTATAGACTgagaattaaaataaaatggaGAGTATTTCGGAAATTTTAACATCTTCTAACATTTTAACCGGGAATCGCTCAAAAATTccctaattttttatttactaaatATTGATACTCCGTACTTAAAAAGCTTATTACCAATTATCGGCGTAAATTTGATCTTGTATTAATCGTTATCATAATGTCGTTAACATTCTAGTAattgtatatatatttattaaagaaaatattttaaCAAAAATAGAATTAGTAGTGTTGCAGTTCATCCTAGATGGTAATAATCCGGGCGTTGTTATAATACGGAGTAGATATTTCCGGACAATGGTACAATAGATTTTTCTCACAAATTTCAATACAAATACTTCGTACATACAAAATATTTTCTAATTGTATCCGGTGGAAATGTGGAAtgcactatttttttttattagcaTGGACATTGATGTACGATATTTCTAACTTTATTTGTATCTTTTCTAATTCTGCGTATCGCCTACCATAATTTTAGACCGCACATAACGGCATGACGCTATCATCTTTTGATgttacttttgaattttttccATCCATATATTAATAACAAACTCACTATTTCAGTCATGATTTTCGATTATTCGATGAACGTACAATGATAGTACCACTTCTTAATGTGCTACACTACAAAAATCCTTCCCTACTTCCTCCTACTCCTTCGCAATTGTTGCTACGTATGTGCTGGAGTGTATATTTTGTCTTCCCATAGTTTTCAAATTAAATGCATTTCTAATTTTCTATCTGCCTACGGCTACATCTACCAAAATAGATTCATGATTTATGTGATTTCCCCACCAACCTTGGCTTATTGTGTAAAATTCTGTCAAAGCCGTATGTACAATAATTCTCTAAAACTTAAATCAATATGAGACCGAGTATGATAATATTGTTAACCGTGTAAGGGCATCATCAAGATCCAAATACTAATAAGAAAGAGGTCGATCGATCGGTTCGAGTACACGGCTGAACCAACAATAAATAAACTGTTAGTTCGAGTCCatttcaattattattattttggtaAAAGTCGatttcaattattattattgttttgctgATAgttgatttcaattaatacatTGTAGTATGCTATTATGGAAATATTTacataattcaattagttaggcTCTATTTGGTTCAACTGCATTTGcacttatttttgttgaaaaaCTTATTTGTATGCGTAAATTATTtgacaaaacttatttttgttgaattaaactCATTTAAACTTATACTAACatatttccctcaaaaaaagaaACTTATACTAACATATCTAAAGATTTATATTTGTTGAACTATTAaagtaagtcaaaataagatgaaacTCTGATAAGGtaggtgcgttctattcacctaattttcacttattttatctgaacttaactgaacttatcaaaacttattttagttagaaATTGTACTTAATTGGTCAACCTTTATTTTTCCtgatcttatcttatctgaacttatcttaacttaactgaaattatctaaacttattttttctgaaataagtggaaataaggtgaacagaacatggCCTAAATTTGAACGTTACCTTAAAGAAGGGTAGATTTGAATGTTTATTTAGGGAGGGAATGCAAAAGGAAAGTAATAAAACCAAAAAGTAAAGCAACCAAATATAcaagtcacaaaatcttgttttaATTTTGGGTAAGTTATGAAATCTTAAAATTTCGCCCACAATTTGTTGATGAATAACACACACGTCATTTGCAAAGTTTCCCTCCCATGCCGGTCTTTGACAGGTGGTAAACTAATGCCACCTCAAACCGTCATACGTCCTCCAATCACTATAAACTGTTACGAACCCAACTGCAAAAAATTCAACACTCATTTCATTTCTacttgaaataaataaataatcaacAAAATACTGTATATTATAATCAATCCCAattccaaatccaaatccaaatcccAATCCCAATCCCAAGGCAAGCGATGTGGATTCGATCAGTTTAAATAAGCAACAACGCCATCAAGTTTGAATTTCATTAGTAGCGTGCGTAGCAATAATGAAAACCTGGGAGAGCAGGAAAGCGAAAGAGAAGAAGAGGTCCGATTCAGACGAGTCGGAAATGCCGAGTTGGGGGCGAGTTGTAATAAAAAGGTTGATGAAATTGGAAGCAAATCAAGCGAGTTTGAAAGAGAAATTGGACGAGTTGGCGGAGGAAGTGAGAGGATCAAACAACAAATATTCAAGTaggagtagtagtagtagtgaGGAGAAAGCAGAGTGGGTATGGGGTCCTACTTTTACAGGCAATTTCGATAATGCTTATGGTCGTGTTTTGCAGTTGCTGGGCCATGCTGTCCATGTTACTTCACTTTCTTCTGGGGATATCATTTTCTGGTTAGTACTCTTTTTAACATCTCTATTTACCAACATGGTCCAATCTTGATACTTCTTCCTTCCCTAATATTAGACAATAGTGCATAGTTAAAAGTTGTTCTATTAAAAATTGAGTATTACTCCTCCCGTACcataatactcgcaccgtttttttttctttttttggtcgTCCCATAATACCTGCAAGTTACATTGCTTCTAtataaatgaatttttttaccaatattatattatttctcatatTTACCTACTAGCCCTCATACCATGtataaaaaatcatttaaaaattcacaccctcACCCCCATCCCTTacccatttcccactaactatataaaaaaatatctcactatcaactaacacacattaaattaataagtcaattcaagtatcttaaatttcgcaccctcaaacacgcaCAAAAGTTATGAATATGGATATACGTTTTCGTGTTAATGTCCGATTCAACCCGGCCCGAATTTTGACCACCACTCGAATACGCCATTTACAAATGTTGCCGCCTTTGGTAGTTTCATTTTCCATCCTTAAAAGCATCACGTTTGATTGCTTCATTGCTTGCTTGCTTTTGAGGTAGCGCGTGCCAAATGGCGATCCCTCATTGGCTCCCTGTTCCAAACAATTTATTTAGTACAACTTGATGTACTTCTCAAATAAAATAACATTAATTTCGTACGCCTCTCTATTTTCTTTTCTCAACTCATCCAACAAGCaacttgcaatttttttttattaaaaataaaaataaaaagtcgcAATTTTCCAAATtgcaaaattaagaaaataccTCATTATGCGCAGAAATTCCACAGAAATTACAAAACCACCGCCACCACCGGCTAAAAATCTCCGGCGAGTTCAGTTAATAAAATGGGTGCCGATGAGTCTAACCCGGTTCTACTCAGAATCCTTGTTAACCGATGCGCCGAGTTGGAGGCGGGTCAAACGAGTCTCAGATCAAAGCTACACGAAGTCACTCAGGAAAATGAAAACCACCCTAGTAATAATAATACTCCGGTTAATATGACGTCATTCCCCGGCGGGATAACGTTTTCTGGAAACTTTAGTAGTGGCACTCCGTTCAGTCGCGTGCTTCAGTCGATTCACCATGCTGTTCACGTGACTTCTCCTTCCTCCGGGGAGATCATTTACTGGTATTTGGATTGATTTTCcatttttcaaattttatgGGGTTTtcctaatatttatttttagttttgtcAGATAAATTTTGGTTTGGATAATGGTTATAGAACAGTAAAATATGTTTTATGTGGGTATTGGAATTTACTTGTATTTCTAAATTTGGGTATTTTGTTCATTTAGgtaatttccatttatagagtGATTAGATGATGCAGAAATTGTTGGTTTGAAATTTCTTGATTTGACAAACATGGGAGCTTTTGTAATTGTGTTGTATCTTTATGTGCGTTGTTCATTGTTTATTGGATAAGGTTTATGATCtttaattcattaattggtGTGTCGAAAATGGAAAACCGTATAAAGAAGGATTAATACAAGGGTGAGAATTCTGAGAAGCAATAGTCTTGTAGTCAACGACTTGGATTTGAGTTAGAAGTTGGCTTTCAGCTAAGCTTCAACTATTTGTATCTTTGTGGAAACTGATGAATGTCATACTCAGTCGAAAGCTAATTGGGATCGCTTTCTCCACTTTCGATTGTACTTtatcaccaaaaaaaattagcaTAAATTCGCGAGAGGCTGTGTGTTATGACATGATTTAGAACATAAGGTTTTGGACAATTTTGAGGGATGCTAGTTATACTACCCGAAAATAGAATTAAATTGACATATTGCATTTGTAGTCTTTGGCATTGCATATGCCTATGTCCTGTGAAAAAGGTATGGTGTTGTGCTACTTGATGTTTTTGGAATAGGGGCACAAACTCAAGTTATGCAATCAAAGGTGTTTACATATATGTAAATTGTTTAGACAAACACTTCAAGTCTTTGAAAGTTTTGATGCTTTGATAAATTCTTGTCATATAGATCTGCAATTAATAATGTGTTTCAGGAACCGTGCTGCAGAGAAACTTTATGGATGGAAGGACTCTGAAGCAACAGGGAGACCTTTTTGGGAGCTAATTATTGAAGATGAATATGTTCCATACATGGAGAAAATCAGGGAGAAGTTGCGCTTTGGCCAATCATGGTCAGGTCAGTTCCCTTTTAAGAAGAGGTTCGGTGAAACTTTTATGGCGTTAGTGACTGAGAACCCGTTATATGAGGATGGTGAGCTAATTGGTGTTGTCACTGTTTCAAGTGATGCGGCTGTTTTTAATAGTATAAGAAATCAACCTAGGGCACCACGGGATAATATGAAAAGGATTCAGTGGCAACAAAGGCCACAGATTGCATCAGTGCCACAGATGGCTTCTTCTATTTCTGATCTGGTGCTTATATGTTACCGCAACATATCCCTTTTCTTCATTCCTTGTTTCTTCCTGTTCCAGTTGCTGAAAAAGTGATGATGTGACTGATCAGGCCTCGAAGGTCCTTGGACGAATGCGTGGAGATGACACCTTCAAGGACGGAGAAGGATTTGTTTCGGACGCTGAAGTTGTGAATCGACATAAGCAGGAAGCTAATGTGTGCTTACTTAACTTGTCAATATCCTATGACTGGAAGATATTTATGATTTTGTGCTAAGCTTTTAGGGGTGATTCTTGCTTGCAGATAGCTAATAATATAGGTGAAGGCAAGAGTTCTCATACAGAGGAATCCGTGATGGCTCAACCTGCAAAAATGGTACATTCCCACCCCGCCCcacctttttttattattattttattattgttattattcttGGTGCATGTCTCAGAAATTTTCAGTGTTTCTGAAGACAACTACGACAACTTCTTTTCTACTGATACACTGAACAATATAAACATAGCAAATATCTAGGGGGTGCACAACATGCACTTTTCATAAATGATTGTGCCTCGGTCACTTGGCCGTTGTTCTTTGCTAAAATCATACTTATGCTTTGAGTATAACTTCCTTTATGCTTGCTTTGATGAATAAGTTAGCTGAGGATTTCCTGTGTGGTATCGAAATATATGTTGCTCTCTATTATTTCTCAAAGCTCCTTTAGTGATGAATGATTTTATAGGGAAGTTGTTGAGGGGTACAATTATAGTCTTACTGGACTGTGCTTCAATTTGGACTTTGTAGAGGAATAATCTCCATgtatcattaaaaaatacttcgtatttgaATAGTTCAATGAATTTCTGTTTGTAATGATTTAGTGGACTATAATTCGAATACTAATCTTTATGAGTACAACTGTACAAGCTAGTATTTCACCTAGGTACTATGAGTTTTCTTATTAGTAGCCTATGCTGCAGGCAGCAAAGTTTTTGGCGAGATTCCGAAAGAAGAGTAGTGGTGACAGTGCCCAAACAAGTGATGAAATCCCTGTACAAAGTGGCCTATGGAAAAAACCCAATGATGAACTATGCTCTACTAGAGGTTGGAATGATACATCAGATAATCCTGCTTGTGATGTCAGACATTTCCTGTTACCTGGTAATGCACACATGAATGGAAACTTGAAGTTCTAAGTTTTGAGAAAGGCTACTTCACTTGGAGTGTGCCATGAATATTCTAAGGAGCCTAATCAACCAAATTTGTTGTGCCAGCATTAGGCTTGCATGTGAATGATAAAGTTGCCGACCTGGAAAAACTTAAAGCCGCAGAAGTAGAAGATGCTGCTGAACGACAAGTAGGAGAAAAAGCTTCTTCGTGCTCAGGGGATAACTTATCGGGAATTCCTGGTAACTCTTCAAGCAAAGGTGCCAGTGAGTCAAGTTCAATGGTTGATTCTGATATTCTATGGGAGGAACTACTGTTGGGTGAGGAAGTTGGTCAAGGTAACTGGATGACTTCAATATTTCAACATAATTTATCTTTTTACATCTCATCTATGTCCTTTATGGTGGTATAATAGTTCAGATTTGTGCTGAATTGTTATTGTTAATAGACCTGTGCGTCATTTTTACATTAGTATTCACTTGCAGTTCCTTTGTTCAGGTTCTTATGCTGCTGTATATCATGGACTTTGGAATGGATCGGTAAGTTCTTATTCAATTCTAAGAATGTGAATCTCAAACTAGTGGGCTGATAGAAGAAACAAGGGCTCTTCCATGAATAAGAACTGATTTCTTACGCATGTTACACAGGATGTTGCTATCAAAGTTTTCTTTGGGAAAGATTACAATGAGGGGACTCTACTGGATTACAAAAAGGAGGTGAGCTGAGTTTGGATTTTAACCTTTCCTTAATCATTAGTGGAAACAAGTTctcaattttataatataaactGCAGATTGGTATAATGAGGAAATTGAGGCATCCAAATGTCTTGCTCTTCATGGGAGCATGTTATTCCCGGGAACGGCTTGCTATTGTCACGGAGTTTCTTCCAAGGTAATATTGAAATGTTAAATTATGCAGCTACTTTTTTGTCCCCTGTCCGTCCCCCTTTTAACTGCCTTTTGTCATGAATCTTACGAAGTATTTAAAATAAAGCTTGGTGCTTTGGGAAAATGTGATTTTACTTGGATGAAAGCAATGTTGAAATGTGTAAATCGTTACTACAGGATTACAGCTTTAACCTTTAAGTTGCCACTCCCTTGATATTACATTCATATTTCTTGTGCTGTAAAATATTCAAGAGACATTCTACttacattcaaatttgttaataGGGGAAGTCTTTTCAAGATTCTGCACAGAAGCAATCAAATTTTGGATCTCAAACGGCGTTTAAGGATGGCCCTTGATGTTGTATGATTTTTCCCAGATTACACATTAGATTTATGTTGCTCATTCAGCTTGAGAGGTGTGTCTCACACATTTTGCGTGGCTGCAGGCAAGGGGCATGAATTATTTGCATCGCAGAAATCCTCCTATTGTTCATCGGGACTTAAAATCTTCGAACTTGCTGGTTGATAAGAACTGGGGCGTGAAGGTATCCATTGctagttgatttttttttcttccttctATTCTAGTGAAATTTAAACGTTGAAGAGTGGCCCATACTAAAGCTCCTTTTTTTAGGTCGGCGACTTTGGATTATCAAAGTTGAAGCATGCAACTTTCTTGACAGCAAAGTCTGGAGGAGGAACCGTGAGATTTTTAATCAAGTGAACATTTAGCTCCATGTCAAGTTGTCCGCTATGAACATTTGCTGTATAATAGGATTGGGTGGTTATATTTAGTGCAATTATTTTTATATGTTGCTGTAGCTCACTATCTTATTTTGTTGTTACTAATTCCTCTATAATCATCGTGCAGCCTCAATGGATGGCACCAGAAATCCTGCGGAATGACCCCTCCAATGAAAAGTAACTTCTTGATTCCTGgaaatttctgtttttatttattAGGGTATATGCTTGTTGGAAAGGACTACCTTAACACCTATACATGTTTGATTCATTATATTCCGTATCTTCAAAACAGTCAACAACTCAATGGAAATAAATTTCTTTTTAACATCTGAGACATAGTTGTTTTACATGATTAGCTAACCTTGTTTCAAACGATTTCTCACTTTAATTACAAGAGCAGTCATCTTTCTTTTCTCAGCATGCTACAACACCACTACACAAGCATGCTATAGCGAGTCTCTGCATCCTTAACCTCGTGATTCCTCTCCGGTTGTTTGGGTGTTGATTTAAAATGTTGATCTCATTTTGGAACTGGAAAGAGATAAATTCTGATGGTTTATGGTGCTAGGTGATGCAAAGTACTATTTATGAGTTTTGCAACCAATATATTGTGCTTTTTCCCTGTTTCCTCTAATATTTTCTGGCCGAACACTTATCGAATACGTATATATTCACTGAAGGATTTTCTTGCTGCTTACTTTCGACAGGTCAGATGTGTTCAGTTTTGGTGTCATCCTATGGGAACTGGTAACTATGAAAATCCCTTGGGATGGTCTAAATGCTTTGCAGGTTCTTGCTCTCTTGCTCTCTCTTTTTTTCCGTTTCTTTCCTATGCTTTTGTTTCTGTATGAATTGAAGAAGTTGTAATAAATGCAATCACTATAAAAATATTTAGTTGTTTCTTTGAACTTTGTCTGTTTCCATTTGGAAAGGTTGTTGGAGTAGTAGGATTCATGGATAGAAGGTTAGATTTACCGGAAGGCCTTGATCCTCACATTTCATCCATCATAAAGGAATGCTGGATAAGGTAAAATTCCCCTCTTTTCAAGTGATTTTGCTCTCCTAAATAAGATATTGTTTGGCCGTTCCCTTCAAGTACGGATTAATGGAAATAACTAAATGAGGAGTTTTGATCAATTTTGATCCCAAAAGATAAGTTCCAATCTATAACAACATTGATCAGTAAAGAAAAAAATTAGTAACTGCCTAATACTTCTTCCTGCTTTTACTTGACCTAGTTTACTTTTGACTGTCTTTACTCTTTAGTGATTAAATCAATCTTTGAGGGAAAAAAAACTTTTTCTCAATGTAATGTTGTTAGATTCatcttaatgtaattttttcaaAATAACAACTTTTTCTAATTATTGACAATTAAAGATATCATAGTAGTTAGACATCAGCAAACGCGACAAATAGGCAGCAAGTGAAAAAGAACACAGAGGAAGTATTTGAAAAACGCTAgtgaatcaacaaaattcagatTTCACAAAATAACAGTAGAAATAACAAGTTTTATCATAAAATTTGTTTTTATTGGTAAAACCCAGTTAAGTTCAGAAATTTTTTCAATAATACTGATGGTTTTTTGCAATAAACAATGAGCAGCAAGCCGGAACAGCGTCCATCATTCGAAGAcattataccaagaatgatcagtATACTTCAAAGTATGCCGACAACAACAACTCCTACTGTTCGGAAAAGATTACCTTTACCATCATAGGAATATACAACATGTTGCAACATAAAAGAGCAATACAACAGAGTTCAAGAGGAATATATCTTGTTAAATGCTGTTGTTGAGGTATGTTTTAGTTGATGGCTTATTGGCATGATTAGGGTGCTAATTCATACTGATAAATGTGCTTAAAGTGGAGTATCACATTGCTGCAGTGTGCAAAATACAGCTTGCTACATGCCTACAACTAAATGTGCCAATATATAGCAGAAATAGTCCTAGTCCTAGATTCAGCTACATTTGTGATAAGGTTATAACATAATTCACAGGGGATAACAAGGTCTATTCTGTTccccttatttttttttgtttatatttttggGGATTAAGGTAGTACGGTGTGTAGTCCCCTTGTTACAGTGTATAATTAGTCGATTGTTTAGTTAAAATATTAGCCTTCACAATTGTTTTGGAAGAAATTTTCCTTATTTTGCTCTTGAAATTGTGATTATGGATTAGTAAGAAATTATTCTCACAAGGCATTTAAAAGTGATTTATCGCATCGTATCATTCCTTGTCTTGTACGTGCCTTGGGatgcttttttcaaaaaaatgtgGTCCGAGCATGGTTAGTTCCAACCCAGTGCATCTTTTATGGTAAGATCTGGAAATGGGCTAGTCCAACACACGGGCTACCTGAGCCTTGATAAGAATGTGGTTCGGTATGACACGTGAGGCAGAGCGATGTGTCACGTGCTGACTATTTCCAAGCCTTATGCACCCTGCCTACTAGCGTCACAGTCCCGTTGGATCACTAGTCAAGGCACTTCACCCCTTTAGCTATGCTAAGTGTGCTACGAAAATGGCTAAGTAAGGAAACTTTGTAAGCAAGAGAGTTTGGAAAGGTTTTTCTATTGCTTAAGAATGAATACACTTGTGTTGGCTGAATGTACAAATGAATGGGCAAGCCTATATATAGGCTCCCAAGTGCCTAGAGACTTCCTACTCTAGAACATTCCACACTACTCTTACAAAGAATACCCTACACTATTCTAGAATGTTCCCACCTCCAAAGGGAACCCTCTATACATGGAGGTCTCTAGAATCCTCTCCCTAATCTGTACAGCAAGGTTCTAGACCCTTCCCATCTAGAACCATCATCATCCAAGCAAGCTACACACTTCCGGACCCATCTAGAAGCTTCTGGTGCACTCtcgtgcatagctgctgcaaATCGGGCCCATCcgggcctcaaacccaaaatCTGGCCCAACCATTGTCTTCATTGGGCCAAAATACTTTGGGCCCCCAAGTTTCAGCCCATTTGGATATCGTTTGGTCCCCAAACGACccattattacgttactgtcGTGTGGGTGTTCACTGGGGATACATGGCTGATTCAATATATTCCTCTATAGGGGGTGGGTGTTGCTCATGCTAGCAGTGCCCAGGCACACTCCTGCGGCCATCCTTGCTGCCTAGCGCCCAGTGCCAGCGCCCATGTCCCATGCACACGATGCACCCCCGATGCATCAACGACCCACACGACCCACACACCGATGGAACACCATGTTGTCCGGTGGTGCACCACGACCTTGCCGCCACATGCGATGGTGTGGGAGGCCATCCGTGACAGATGGGTCATGAAGCATGGACATAATTTTTGGCTTGAGCACGGCGAGTTGGGCCGCATGTCTGTGTACTTATTTTTTAAGTTATtacaaagttacaaaaaatCTTAAAATTAATAAGGTAACCCGCTACCTTGGTACGACTCGACCCTATAGAGTAGTGCATTGGTAGAGCCAACAAGCGTGATGGTTGAGCGCTGCAAGAAATAAGTTCGGCATGACACGACCCCATTGTAAACTCGTTTTGGCATGGGAGGCACAGTGATGAGCCATGGCACAAGTACATTATTTAGAAATTTGGCTTGAGTATAACAGGTCCGTTCATACATTGGCACACTCATTATTTAAGCAATTAACAAAAACTCTTGAAAATTTTAAGGGTGTTTGATGTGGCCTGTCACATACTCCGTACTCAATTACTCACAGTACTACCCAAGCCGACACTTGAGCCTCGAGTATGGGTCTCAATTATAGAACGAATGCAACACGATGTAACTTTTACTTGGCCCGTTTCAGGCATGACCTGTAATGACGCGACGACACACACGAGTCTATACGTCTTAGCACAATGCCACGTGCCCAGTGTAGGAGAGGGGGTCctaaacatttttatttttatttttatttttatttttttccttaaTGGGAAATCCTAAACAAATTCTAAAACAAGGTCAAACGTCGGCAGGTAGATGGATAGAATTTGTAGTTAGCGAAATTAGGGGAACATGAACAACATCAACTTTCGAGGGTCATTTCAATGAAAACCATTATCCATGTTTGAGAAATTGAAATGACAAATTGACAAGTCTCATTCTTTCTCTTCTTGTGAATTTTCGTttacttttaattatttattgtttagaGTTctcaaattttgaaaaatacaaGAATAAATAAGCATCCCTAATATTTAATGTAGCTAATCACCTCTGTAAAGCTAAAGTGGGCATGCAAAACTAGTAAGACGATCAAATTCAATGCTCAATGACATTTTTTGTAAGATGGAGTAGCCATGGAGGTACTCCGTAGTAGCAAGCCATTAACTTATGTTCACATTTAAACATGTGTGTTTTAAAAAGCTCACGGATTACGTTTAGTTTATAAACACGTTTAATTAGTTTGTGACGCATGACCAACCTCGTGTCACGTCTTGCTACTTTCTTTTAAAATCTCGATTAGGGCACAATTGTACAAGCAACACTAGTTTAATCACTTAATCATTATACATGTCTTTGTGCATCATGTCACAATGTTCTTACCTCATATTCCGTACGGGTTAGGATTTTCTTATACGCCAAAAATTTAAAAGCAAATAGGGAGTACGTACGCTtctaaaaagtaaaaacatttATTGTACTCCATGGCTCCAtgcttactccctccgtcctggaATACTTAAAAcgctttccttatcgggccgtcccggaTTACTTGGAACGCTTCTAAAAATGACTTTACATAATATTTCATTATTTTCTCACCTTACCTAACCTACTACcccaaataaacattaaaaaattcatGACCCCCCACAC
This Spinacia oleracea cultivar Varoflay chromosome 6, BTI_SOV_V1, whole genome shotgun sequence DNA region includes the following protein-coding sequences:
- the LOC110802094 gene encoding uncharacterized protein isoform X5 — translated: MKTWESRKAKEKKRSDSDESEMPSWGRVVIKRLMKLEANQASLKEKLDELAEEVRGSNNKYSSRSSSSSEEKAEWVWGPTFTGNFDNAYGRVLQLLGHAVHVTSLSSGDIIFWNRAAEKLYGWKDSEATGRPFWELIIEDEYVPYMEKIREKLRFGQSWSGQFPFKKRFGETFMALVTENPLYEDGELIGVVTVSSDAAVFNSIRNQPRAPRDNMKRIQWQQRPQIASVPQMASSISDLASKVLGRMRGDDTFKDGEGFVSDAEVVNRHKQEANIANNIGEGKSSHTEESVMAQPAKMAAKFLARFRKKSSGDSAQTSDEIPVQSGLWKKPNDELCSTRGWNDTSDNPACDVRHFLLPALGLHVNDKVADLEKLKAAEVEDAAERQVGEKASSCSGDNLSGIPGNSSSKGASESSSMVDSDILWEELLLGEEVGQGSYAAVYHGLWNGSDVAIKVFFGKDYNEGTLLDYKKEIGIMRKLRHPNVLLFMGACYSRERLAIVTEFLPRGSLFKILHRSNQILDLKRRLRMALDVARGMNYLHRRNPPIVHRDLKSSNLLVDKNWGVKVGDFGLSKLKHATFLTAKSGGGTVRFLINLNGWHQKSCGMTPPMKSQMCSVLVSSYGNW
- the LOC110802094 gene encoding serine/threonine-protein kinase STY46 isoform X6; the protein is MKTWESRKAKEKKRSDSDESEMPSWGRVVIKRLMKLEANQASLKEKLDELAEEVRGSNNKYSSRSSSSSEEKAEWVWGPTFTGNFDNAYGRVLQLLGHAVHVTSLSSGDIIFWNRAAEKLYGWKDSEATGRPFWELIIEDEYVPYMEKIREKLRFGQSWSGQFPFKKRFGETFMALVTENPLYEDGELIGVVTVSSDAAVFNSIRNQPRAPRDNMKRIQWQQRPQIASVPQMASSISDLASKVLGRMRGDDTFKDGEGFVSDAEVVNRHKQEANIANNIGEGKSSHTEESVMAQPAKMAAKFLARFRKKSSGDSAQTSDEIPVQSGLWKKPNDELCSTRGWNDTSDNPACDVRHFLLPALGLHVNDKVADLEKLKAAEVEDAAERQVGEKASSCSGDNLSGIPGNSSSKGASESSSMVDSDILWEELLLGEEVGQGSYAAVYHGLWNGSDVAIKVFFGKDYNEGTLLDYKKEIGIMRKLRHPNVLLFMGACYSRERLAIVTEFLPRGSLFKILHRSNQILDLKRRLRMALDVARGMNYLHRRNPPIVHRDLKSSNLLVDKNWGVKVGDFGLSKLKHATFLTAKSGGGTPQWMAPEILRNDPSNENMLQHHYTSML
- the LOC110802094 gene encoding probable receptor-like protein kinase At5g18500 isoform X2 codes for the protein MKTWESRKAKEKKRSDSDESEMPSWGRVVIKRLMKLEANQASLKEKLDELAEEVRGSNNKYSSRSSSSSEEKAEWVWGPTFTGNFDNAYGRVLQLLGHAVHVTSLSSGDIIFWNRAAEKLYGWKDSEATGRPFWELIIEDEYVPYMEKIREKLRFGQSWSGQFPFKKRFGETFMALVTENPLYEDGELIGVVTVSSDAAVFNSIRNQPRAPRDNMKRIQWQQRPQIASVPQMASSISDLASKVLGRMRGDDTFKDGEGFVSDAEVVNRHKQEANIANNIGEGKSSHTEESVMAQPAKMAAKFLARFRKKSSGDSAQTSDEIPVQSGLWKKPNDELCSTRGWNDTSDNPACDVRHFLLPGLHVNDKVADLEKLKAAEVEDAAERQVGEKASSCSGDNLSGIPGNSSSKGASESSSMVDSDILWEELLLGEEVGQGSYAAVYHGLWNGSDVAIKVFFGKDYNEGTLLDYKKEIGIMRKLRHPNVLLFMGACYSRERLAIVTEFLPRGSLFKILHRSNQILDLKRRLRMALDVARGMNYLHRRNPPIVHRDLKSSNLLVDKNWGVKVGDFGLSKLKHATFLTAKSGGGTPQWMAPEILRNDPSNEKSDVFSFGVILWELVTMKIPWDGLNALQVVGVVGFMDRRLDLPEGLDPHISSIIKECWISKPEQRPSFEDIIPRMISILQSMPTTTTPTVRKRLPLPS